In a single window of the Hoyosella subflava DQS3-9A1 genome:
- a CDS encoding PQQ-binding-like beta-propeller repeat protein, producing the protein MAILGDVALLRDGAGETEAAIDLRTGALLWHRPLVVWVDMIAFDGRNVLFAGSDAVRAVELRTGSTAWELRHPDGETSPASIAVTDDGFALMSPGAMTAYN; encoded by the coding sequence GTGGCCATCCTTGGCGACGTTGCCCTGCTGCGGGATGGCGCCGGTGAGACTGAGGCCGCGATTGACCTTCGTACCGGCGCACTTTTGTGGCATCGACCGTTGGTGGTGTGGGTTGACATGATCGCCTTCGATGGCCGGAACGTGCTGTTCGCGGGAAGCGACGCGGTACGAGCGGTGGAGCTGCGGACCGGCAGCACCGCGTGGGAGCTCCGGCACCCTGACGGGGAGACATCGCCCGCGTCAATAGCGGTTACCGACGATGGCTTCGCCCTCATGTCGCCAGGGGCGATGACGGCCTATAACTAG
- a CDS encoding steroid 3-ketoacyl-CoA thiolase, with protein MRHPVIIDAVRTPIGKRNGWLSGLHPAEILGATHTALIERNQLDPSSIEQVIGGTVTQAGEQAGNITRTAWLHAGLPQKTGATTIDAQCGSAQQAAHLISGLIAAGAIDGGIACGVESMSRIPLGANRGQGIGTPRPESWAIDMPNQFAAAERIAKRRGLSRSEVDEFAVASQQKALTAWAEGRFEREVVPVKAPIFSDGAPTGESQLVSRDQGPRDSTAEGLAKLKAVLEDGVHTAGSSSQISDGAAAVLIMEESRARELGLKPRARIVAQALIGDDPYYHLDGPIAATSRVLAKSGMSIKDIDLFEVNEAFASVVMSWQQVHQPDPARVNVNGGAIALGHPVGSTGARLITTALHELERRDASTALIAMCCGGAMATGSIIERI; from the coding sequence ATGCGACACCCTGTCATCATTGACGCGGTTCGGACCCCGATCGGTAAACGCAACGGCTGGCTCTCCGGTCTGCACCCCGCCGAAATCCTCGGCGCCACCCACACCGCACTGATCGAGCGAAACCAGCTCGATCCGAGCTCGATCGAGCAGGTCATCGGCGGAACAGTCACCCAGGCAGGCGAGCAAGCCGGCAACATCACGCGTACCGCATGGCTCCACGCAGGGCTGCCGCAAAAAACGGGTGCGACCACGATCGACGCTCAATGTGGCTCCGCACAGCAGGCCGCCCACCTTATTTCGGGCCTGATCGCTGCCGGAGCCATCGATGGCGGCATTGCCTGCGGCGTCGAATCGATGAGTCGCATCCCCCTAGGCGCAAACCGTGGCCAGGGCATCGGCACACCACGCCCCGAGTCCTGGGCAATTGATATGCCAAATCAGTTCGCCGCCGCGGAACGCATTGCCAAGCGGCGCGGACTCAGTCGCAGCGAGGTCGACGAGTTCGCCGTCGCGTCCCAGCAGAAGGCGCTGACAGCCTGGGCAGAAGGCCGATTCGAACGCGAAGTCGTTCCCGTCAAAGCTCCGATTTTCAGTGACGGTGCACCCACTGGTGAATCGCAGCTCGTCTCTCGGGACCAAGGGCCGCGCGACAGCACGGCCGAAGGGCTTGCCAAGCTCAAAGCAGTACTCGAAGACGGTGTTCACACCGCAGGCAGTTCGTCACAGATCTCCGACGGCGCCGCCGCAGTTCTCATCATGGAGGAATCGCGAGCCCGCGAGTTGGGGCTGAAACCGCGCGCCCGCATAGTGGCGCAGGCGCTCATCGGCGACGACCCCTACTACCATCTCGACGGCCCCATCGCGGCGACATCGCGCGTGCTGGCCAAGAGCGGAATGTCGATCAAGGACATCGACCTATTCGAAGTGAATGAAGCCTTCGCGTCAGTAGTCATGTCCTGGCAGCAAGTGCATCAGCCCGACCCGGCCAGAGTAAACGTCAACGGTGGCGCCATCGCGCTCGGCCACCCAGTTGGGAGCACCGGTGCCCGCCTGATTACAACTGCACTGCACGAGCTCGAACGCCGCGACGCCAGTACCGCCCTGATCGCCATGTGCTGCGGCGGAGCGATGGCGACAGGTTCGATCATCGAGCGAATTTAG